The DNA window TGAAAATACTCAGTTGGCCAGGAAGGCGCAGAAAAGAATGGCTGGGGTCTTTTCAAAATAACTCTGATCACAAGTCACTGACCTGAAATGAGAATCTTTCTCTCACCACAGAAACTCCCCAACCAAATGAGCATTTCCAGGATTTTATGAAGGATTCTTGGTTTTGTTAGCAGCACAAGGGTCAAGTTGAGATAAGAAATAAACGCAAGAACTGCGGATGCTGGAATCAAGAATAAACCATGTGAAGCTGGAAGGATTCAGCGGGTCAGACAGCATAAATGAAGAGAAAGAAttagtgaacattttgggtcgggACACTTTCGCAAGACAAAACACAATCTGTAATGTTGACTGAATATTTCTactcacggatgctgcctgacctgcagcagctcattgtttgtacATTTATCAGTCGTCACTTCCTGACCAATCTAATATTATGGGTTAACTAATTCTGAGATGTTGGCAAGGGGAAGCAGACATCTCTCAGTGGATGCCAATTTGAgtatgtttaatttaatttagacatgcagcatggtaacaggccctttcggcccatgagcccgtgccgtcaaatttcacccaattaacctccaaccccagtacgtttttgaatggtgggaagaaacccacgcagacacggggagaacatgcaaattccttacagacagcatgggattcaaaccccggtcccaatcgctgacgctgtaacactGCTAGCCGCTACGCTAACAATGCTGCCCGTGTATGTTAAAAGACTTCAAAATACATGGCATTCACTTTGCTTTCATTGATCTGTGGAGGCACGACATTCAATCCCGCACTATTGTCTGCATTTGATGACTGAACATTGTGATTAATTTAATGCATTTATCAAAAATGGACTTTCTTTTAATGCTTTGGTACATTTGTTAAGGGTTTAGAACACTTGTTGTTGGATAGCCTAGGTCAGGTCCAAGAGATAGTCACCTAGCCATTGACTTTAACCAGTAGTTAGGGCCAGAGGATGTGAGTGTGCATTTGGAGCCAGGATACAGTGAATTAGCTTCAGCCTTTTACATAGCTCAATGACCTTCCTGCACACAATGCCAAGAATAAAAAAGATCTGATCACACTACCATGATGTAAGTGACTTCTGAGAAAATTACAGCATGATGAGGGGATGTTGGGACTGTTACCTGTGGAGAAACGAAACCTGTGCCACCAGGGCAGAATTCATCATGTTATTTTACTCTAGCATTTTATGCAGTTATATTCAACATTTTCAAATTTATCATCCGCAAATGCATCTACTTTTAATCATTTCAGGCTTCTGAAGGCAAGTTGTAAAACTTAATAAATAAGCAGTTCTGCAATGTTTTAATTCATGAGACACATTAAAAGGAGACAATAGGTTCTTCAACAAAAAAAACCTTGACTGAACATTCCTCCGGTTTTGGTATCAAACTTCACTTTGCCAAGGTCTAATGTTTTCAAACTTCCACTTCAGACCTATTTTTTTATCCAAGCCTTTGATTAGCCATCATAAAATcttaacatttattaaaattaaaaatttataaaattgtaaACATTCATTATGTGGCTCAGAATTCAATATTGTCTGATTTCCACGCCTGTGTTAATGAAGAAAGTTGATGTAatatgggggagaggaggggatgaAGGGGAATGAAAGTCATGCTCCCCTGTGGATCCAGGCGGCTGCACACAATGCTCAGAGTCTGTTCCAACTTCAAAGGTACAAAACCTCCCCAAGTAACACTCAGTAATGCAGCACTTACAAGGTTAATGGCACATCCAATGTAAGCCAACAAAGGATGATCCCAagttatctaaattaaaaatcgcattcctttttttatatatatatttcatcAGTCCAGTGCCTGATGAGGGAAGCAAAAACCCTCATTCTTTACAGATAAAATCAAAACTAGTTTAAGGTCACACTGAGCGTCAGTGAAATAGAAGGTTGATCTTATCAGGGAGTGAGGCAATGTTTGGTACATGAGACCACAACCACAATAAGAATTCAATCTTAAATTATAGTTTGTTGCATTTTACAGACGATCTTACCATAGAATTCATCATTACCAGGAATCAGGCCACTTACTTTGAGAGAGAAATTTTAAATCCTGTTTTTATGCTGAAGCATGGCTGTGCTGGCTTTGACGCTGGGTGGATGAGAGAATGCCTGAGTAGTTTGACATGTGTAATGTGATCAAGCAGCACAAGGGTTTATTCAATCCTTTCCACTCAGACCGCCCACTGTCTCCTCTCCCTAAGTATGACTTTTTAAGTCCCTGAAGGTTCTCATATTTCAGGAATAACAAGATTTAATTCCATATTCCTCTCACTTTGAAATGCTGAGATTACATCAGCCTCAGTAAAAGGgtgaaaattaaaatgagatCGAAAAGTGCAGCAATAACCctaaaggcccccccccccccccccacacgcaTACAATCATTGAAAgattaagaagaaagagaatCTTTGGGCCACATGAACAATGCTATCCCTTTAGAAGAACAGTCCTATTTGGGTATAGTTTCCCACAGTATGCatccaattcaccttcaaacatCCCAATGAATCTGCTTCCACAATCTTTTCAGGCAGTGCATCCCTGATCATAACATCTCACTGTATTACAACAATTTTCTGCGTCAAAGGATCTTAGAGTCATACTGAATAGAAATGGGCTCTTTGGCCCACTCTCTCCATACCTTTCCCCCTGTCATGACCCCACACacttattcttctaaactccagcataTGTAATTCCAAATTGTCCTTTCCTTACAAGATGCCCTGCCCATTCCAAGCATCAGCCTGGTCGACCTCTCTGAACTGCTTCCACGAGAGTAACATTGTACACAGTAGTACCAATGTGGAATAACTAACACCAGATGGAACTGAACCATAACCCCCTTATATCAATTCCCCTCACAATAAACTATCACATTCTGTTAGCTTCCCTAATAACTTCCATTACTTACACACTAGCCTTTTGTGAATCATGGACTTGGACAACAACCCCCCTTTATCCCAGAGCTCTTCAATCTTTATactttagatttaaaaaaaatcttttctattGAAAAGATCATTTCAGTACATAACGAGCTGCATGCTCAGTAACTAAATGAAAGTTGCTGGAAGTGAATGCTGGGATAAGAGTACCATGAACCTGGCCAGGGGATATAGATAGATTGAGAGAGTGAGCAAAAGGAGGTGAATGTGAGGAAGTACCAGGACATGGGATCTGGCTGCTccagtgcatgaatcacaaaaagctaGCAGGCAGGTCTAATaagtagttaagaaggcaaaCAAAACAAAGAGGTTGGAGTTTAAAACTAGGGAGGTTTTGTAGCAAATGCGTAAGGTGTTGAGGCCTTCCTTGGAATAATGTGCTCAGCTTTGGTCCCGTTATATAAAAAGGGACATATACTTTCATTAATGGAGATTCTCAAATAAGGGGACAAAACCACAAGCCAAGGGGACGGCCATTTAGAACTGAAGTATGTAGAAATTTGcgtctctggaattctctgcttcagtgatggtggaagttggattaATAAAAGTATTTAAAGAGGAGGTGGTAAATATTTGCAGAACTGAGAAGTCGAAAGGTGTGGAGAAATGGCATGAAGAGAAGTTGATGCAATCATATACCTGCCGTGATCATATTAAATGGAGAGGAAGCCTTGAAGGGCCTGATGGCTTACTCTTGATTCTATTTTCTTGTATTCTTATGTTTTCTGTTTTCCCACACCCCACGTCCCAGATCTCTGTCCTCTCACTTCACCCGATCTGTCATGTGTTGTTGACTGAAGTTGTTTTCCAGAAACATCAGTACAGCATCCAGTCTCACATCTCAGGAAAGGACTAAGTGGATCCTGCATTGGTGGTGGTGCTGTCTTTCAGATAATATGTTAAATCAAGGCCTCGTCTCCACCTTCAAGTGAAAAGAAATTCTTCCATTCTATGAGCTTGAAAAATAAGGGGAATTATTCCTCTGATCaatatcactggacaacaatttttttcaaaaggttttcttccagAAAAACAAtcgaggattatgatagacaacttcaagatgacacaaagatactttcagatttgctgtatcatgtaggaagttgaagaaacattaaatcagtttaatgttctcaacctttttctttccactcacataccactttaggtattccctatgccatcggtgctctgtgattagtaaaggattgcttgaggtggtatgtgggtggaaagaaaaagtttgagaatcactccattaaattaacttttattgaatgtaaCATTTTTAATCATATAATGATACTGACACGTCACATTAGTTCAACTGAGGTAAAatcttttgccactgattttcgtttgtacttagcatctgatgccccttgtgtcagtgtccaacaatagttaacCAGCATTGATGgaccagttgccctgataccgtttTACCATGGTCGCAAtattctggtgaaacctttcaccatattcgtcactgactgcaccaaggtcaacagggaagaagtgccaatgcagaaaatgaattttcaatgacatgttgtatttcatgtttttttaatgcttgaaagtgacttaaaacatgacaggatatcacatatatttaaaaaatggtacatgataggaaaattataaggtgatttttgtgatcagcagtccaaaaatccataaaatacacccaaaagtgttcaagaagtaAAATATTTGTTGCCCAGTGTATTTATTCTTCAGTCAATATGGCTACAAATGAATGATTTACTCATTTAAATCAGTAATTTCTGACTCTGAGCCCTTAACTTACATTACTTTCAGCAACTGGGTACGACTCTTCCTCCACCATACAGCACAAGCAGTCGCGCCATTTGCTGATTACTGTTGATACCAGCACTCAAAATTCCTCAAGTCTTTCTTCTGTGCTGGCTTCTACCACATACAGAATTAGAacttatcgtcatgaacaagtcacaaaattcattattttgcatCCATGTAAACCAacttacaaaaaaataaataaaaatagtgcatgaaaagccaAAATAAGgcattgtctttggttcattggttcagaatctgatggcagcaggaagaagttggccttgtgccactgagtgctcgttttAACGCTCCTGTACCTTTATTCCGATGGTAgtagaggccatggcctgggtggtgggggtccttgaggatagaggctgctttcttaagacactgtctcttatagatgtccctgatggagtggtctggtgtctgtgatatcGCAGGTCCAGTTACCatccctctggagctttttcttgtcctgagcgttggtacctccatacctgAGAGTGatgcaccagccagaatgctctccacaatgcACCTGCAGAGGTTTTCgatagtctttggtgacatactgaatctcatcAGACACCTCTTAaagtagccgctggtgagccttcttcgtgattgcatcgatgcGGAGGCTCCGGgagagatcctcggagatgttgacaccaggaatttgaagttcttgaccctctccactgctgagctctCAATGAGGAACGGATCGTGTTCTTCACAGTGGCAGGTCAACAGAAGGTGCAACCATGGGTCGTATTTCAGCCCAGTGCACCAACAGTGAGcttggggaaagaggtgggagcAAGTCGACAAGTCACACGTGGGGAGAGCAAGACCAAAAAGCCTCTTTTTGCTTCAGTTTGTCATGCTGTTCATTATTAACATGATATATTCACTTTATAAGAGGATGTCCTTTAAAAATAGAGCAATGTGAATGATTACAGGTGTAAAGAGAATGAGTGACGAGGCGATTTAAACATAGTCACTACTGGGTGGAGAGGATAGTTTTGAGTGATCTGATTGAAATACTAAATTGACTAGGTAATGGAAATCCTAAATATTACTTTACAAAATAGCAGAATGAGAGAACCAAAGGTCAGCTTTGAAGCTGGGAAAGAATAAATTCTGGGTGGATTACAGAAGGAACTTCATCATGTTGAGGATGATAAATGGCTAGAATAATCAGATAGGCCATGCAGCAAAGAGAGGCTGACAAATCAGAGCTAGATGACGAGGATGCAGACAGAGCAGAATGCCCAAGCATTTATCATTGGTTGCAATGAGGAAAAGACTATTACAGTGAACTATTTCCTTCAGGGTTTTAAACTGATTTCTCTAACAGTGCTGGCCAAATGGGTCAGAGTCCAACCACATACGCTGACGTTCATGGCATTACCATCactgtccaccccccccccccccccccatcacagagcaccttggtTCTAtccgctgcaatagcatggatctcccagtggccacccatttcaattccctgtcccattcccatgctaacatgtctgtccatggtctcaagcacACTGAGACACCTGCAaagaacaacacctaattttctgtctgggcaccctccaactggatggcattaacatcgacatctCCACTttccactaacccccccccccctcatctatgtccacctgtctcctttcctctagttctctctccccttttccctctgtctcctttcatagagccagaatcaattctcacctctcctcttattatatccaattaacaccctttgtttGTTGGTCCAGACACCTcttccttccatttttctctttcagtctttattgagatgttggcctgttttttgcttataccttgaagaagtgctTAGGCACGAAACATCAATAAcatattttacctcctatggatgctgcgagactggctgaatttctctagcatttaCTGAGTTTTTACCCCACCATCAATCTCCTAAATTGGCAGAAACTCAAATGAACAAGCCACAGAAATACTGTGGCTACAACAGCAGGTCAAAGTGACTCACCTACTCACACCCTAAAGCCTTTCCACCATCCTGTCAATACTCTCCACCTGTCTGGATCAATACAGCTCTAATAACGAGTGCCGACAGCAGTCCATTTACCACAGTAAATATTAATTCCCCCTGCCCCTATCACACAGTGGCTACAGTTTATGCCAAAGTTTACCACTAAGAAGGATATTAGCCTCAGCTTCTCCTATGAGCCGCATACTATCTCAATTTGGTAATACATCAGTGTTCTTCTTCATCGCTGGGCTTAACTCTTGCAATTCCCTACTAACAGTGTTGTGGGATTCATCAGAATGACTGCAccatcaccttctcaagggccTTTGGGGATAGGCAATAAACATTGGCTTTGCAAGCAAAGACCAGATATTGAAAATTGAACAAATTAAAGCTGTAACCCTCAATGAAGCTTTTGTTCTACCCAAGCACAATGATTCCAAAACTCTGCCGGCTGACCACACTATCTGTTCTCTGTTAACTCGAGCTTATCCATCACTCTGCTCTGGTTATCAGCTCACTATGGACAATCACCTCTCAGCATGTGTTGACCAATACTGCTCCCACAGGCCTTGATTTTAAAATACCCATTCTTTTATTGCCTCATCTCTCACTACATTTGTATGTATCTGCAACCCGAGGTCTTCTCCATTTTGGGCCTCTTCCCCTTCCTGATCTTTATCACACCATTGGCAGACAAACCTTCAGCTGCCCATGCTCAGAGGTCTAGAATTCCTTTTTACCTCTTGCACATTTTCTTCCTTTTAAGTGCTCTTTGAAATGATCCTAATACAGTGAACATCCTGATATCTGGCACTTACAGagattggtaaatgctggataagcaagatttctggttgcttgagacttggtGTTGTGTGGATGGAGAACTAATGGcgagcatgccaattttaaacttccgtatttttttacacatttattttctgccattttgtttgcctgttgcttgaggttgccagttgcttaaattccagacaCAGGGATTTTGCTGTATCTCATTGCATAGTTCAACATTGCATTATGTTGTCTATAATTTCTGTGAAGTTTTATTGTTAAAGGCATTTTATTGATTCAAGAAGTTGTTACATTGAGTATGGTCATTTAATGATTAACCTTATCTGAGTGATAATCATTCCCTCATGTAGATAATAACTGAACAAGTAGCCAAAGGTGCAGAGAGAGATTATTTAGATTCTGGACCCTGTTCTGCAGTTCAGTGAGGTCACAGCTAAGGATTTGGCTTGGCAGGAGGAgagtcatgcactgccagaaacCCAACCTCTGACCTGCTTTTGAAGCTATGCTTTTTATGTGGTTGGTTTCTACTTCAGTACCTTTATGATAGGCCCTCAATTATAGCAAGGCCACTGAATTTCAAGACACGTGGACCAAACTCCAACTAACTCCTGGCCTTTCCCAAAATTTCTTCATATGTCTGGTTTATAAAAGTTTGCCAACCTCAGATTTGAAATTAAACTCTGACCGAACATCAAAGtgcgcagatgctgtgattgtagtaaaaacacagaagtgctggggaactcagccggtctcgcagcgtccagaggagataaagatatattaccaacattttgggcctgagcccttcccaggcccaaaatgttggtaatatatctttatctcctctggatgctgcgagaccggctgagttcctccagtaattctgtGACCTAACATCAAATGCTGTTTGtggaagaaatttttaaaattctaccaCTCGGTCCATGGTAAAACATGATTGAGAGATAGTAGAATGTTGGTGAGAGGAAAGGGATAGTTTTGGTCCCAAGGGCTTTACAACTGAACCCAAATTTGACTCCCATAGATGATGGGAATAATTTATGAAATGGCTAAGTGATTAGAATGATGAAGGCAGAAGCTTTCAGTCCATTTAAAAGATACCTGTTTGAACACATGAAGAGCTGTGACCTACAGGGCAACAGTATGTGAAATGGGAAGTGGAATTAACCTGAATGCTTTCTTTGTTTGCAAGCATGGACATTATGGTTGAACAGCATCCACTTAGTGGTAGATTACTACGATTTTCTGTGATAGTATGGAAGCATATTCCAGCAAGAGCTGAGACCCAGTTGCATTAACCTCTCCAGCAAATGTCTGCTCACTCACAGTGGGATCTGAACTTTTCATCAGTGCAGCTTAGTTCTACACTTTGCGTAGTGTTTACCATATAGCACCAGGGAGAAAAACTAATTCAAGTGGCACTAAAATTACACAGCTTCTTCACTGAATTTGAGCTCCACTTGTGTCTTCTTAGTGTTTGTGAAAACGACCAAACTTCATTTTGCTGTATGCTATATTACATGCTCTCAGCAGCTGAGTCTGTTGGTTTGCAGGGGCGAGGAGAGCAAACATCTCCCTGGATTCCTGATTGTTAACCACGAAGCATTGCCGCACAATCCAGCAGTTTGGTTCTCAGACGTGCAGAGGATGAGGTTGCGTTCTGATGCTCTCTATACTTGACTGTCCTGCTAGAACTCCCTCTCTTTAGTCAGAAGAAAATCGTAAAGAACTAAATAGTGTCTGTCCATACCTGTGCTCTGCCCTCACCACTGTTAGTACCTTtgatccctttccctctctgtcCCATCTTCATCGCTAGCTCTTCCAAATTTGCCGTGGTCTACAGTTCTCTCCTCTGCCCTAAAACAGACTTgcaccttttgcctccacagattctGTTTGATCTACTGAGTTCTTTGCTTTTTTGTTCCaacttccagcatctgctgtcttctGTCTTTATTCGGTACTTAATCACAGTGATTCACACTGGCCGTCAATCTGCATCTTGTTCTTCTTCAAatattcatccacttttcttttaAAAGTTGCAGTGGGGTCTGCCCCAAGGTTAAGTACTCCATGCTTAATAAAATCTCTGCAAAGTGACTTAGTAGGAGGTGCCAATGAAAGGAACTGCTAATCAACAACGGTTATCATGAAACGGACTGGAGTTCAGAATGGCAGTTTGGACAAATATTAAACTATCAAGTAGTTTTTTTTAGCATAAATATTAATCTGTTTTTGAATCCCCTGTTTCAGGTTTGCCTATTCTTATCACTCCATCTCTCTGCTCACAAGACAGACAGCCTGCCCCAGAGTATTATGGAGAAGGAACACCGACACAAGCTCTGGAGGAGGCAGAGGAGGACTCCCACGACCAGACTGCAGAGAGGATAGAGCAGGAGGAACAGGATGCACATTTCTATACAGGCAAGTCTTGTACATCCAAGCAAGGCTGGATGGAAACTGCTCACAATGGGAATAAACTGCTTTGCATCAGGATGGGTTTCATTCCAAAGATTAGCAATAGGAAGAGTGCTTTTTGGAAAGAGGAACACCACTCACCCCATTCCCCTCTATTTTCCAGGATACAACTGAAAGCTATGGAGGAGGATCTGCCATTAATGGGAGTGGTGAATGTTCAACATGGCACCACACTGTACACTAGAAGGCCTGTCTTCAATGTTTCTCAAGATGGGCCAATTTTCAATCACTAGCCACTGCTCTCCACACTTGAGTGCAGAAATCAGGTTTGATCATGATGGTTTCAGTCAGGAATGGCTTCTTGAATGGTGGCCACGTATATCAGGTTTCTGATCCCCACATGTACGATTTTCTCAGCTGTATGCCCTGACACCTCAGAGCCCAACATATTTTTTTAGGAAAGTGAGAAGAGGAGGAGtttcaaaatataaataaaaaaaactgcagatcctggaaatctgaaatgaaaacagaaaatgctggaaacactcaggccAGGCAGCTTCTTTGGAATTTAAAATGGAGTTAATATTTCGGGTCACAAACTAAGGGCCATCAAACTGAGATGTTAGCTTGTGTTTCaaacattttccattttaatttcagTTCCTGAGCCTAGCCCAGGGATCTAAGGGGCTAAAGGTAGAGGTGCAGTTCAGACCTTGACTGAGCCCATGACAAGGTCTAATTGGATTCCAAGTACGGGTGGGTGCATAAGGAGAGGAAGCCATAGAGTCATGGATCAGTCACCATTCCACCAACCATTTTGATCATTGTATCTTATCTCTACCAGCTTGGTTCCATATTTGTTAATAGCCTTGCTAAATTAAAATCTCCTTTGCCAGTTTCAAGCTTCAACTATGCGGACATCCTCCAGATTATTGCTCTTCTTTATGAAAACATTTTCTGATATCACCCCTGAACGACCTTGGCTTCAATGTTAAGCTGATGCGCCCTTATTTTGGTGTCGTGGAAGTGGTTTCTCTCTGCCCTGGCTTTGCTCTGGTTATAGCTGGTCAGGGCCAGTTGAATTTTGCACCCACAATACAGTTGCTGAGCAGGTGCATTCTTATTCCAGGTGCTGCCGCCCTTCCTCCAGGGCCCAGTGTACAGCATGGTCAGTGGCGGGCTGCAGCGGCTGGGTCGTCTGACAGCTCTTCTGACGAGATGCCAGCACTGAATCCCATGGAACAGCAAACTGTGGCCACTCAGCACAAACACAAACGTATCAAGCAGGAGGCAGTCTCCCTGCAGCCTGGTCACAGCTGTCAGTCTTACACAGGTGGGTGATGCTGCGGGAAGGAGGTGGAGCTTGGCAAATATCACATCAGAACTCTTATTGCCTCCACTGGTGACGATAGCAGACCACAAAGAAAAAGGGAATTAGACGAACAGATCCATCACTATTCTCATCCTCTGTAGAATCACCCCCCCTCACTCTTCAGGTCCACTTCAAGTTAaattttaatgtcatctgattgtacataaacaacccgatgaaacagcgcacctccagaccacagtgcacacacatagacacacagtatagcagtgcaaaataaatatattaaaaaattatggATTTCTAGGATTGTTTAACagtctcatggcctgtgggaagcagctgttccccAGACTGGCAATCTTGGGTTTTTATGCTCCTTGAAgatagtgtctcaaagatactgtgggctCGATGGTCAGGGTCCTCAAttattctctgagccctctttaagcactgcTTCCTGTAGATATCATACCCTATCTAGTCTCTATTTACACCACCATCCTCACCTTCTCttctcagattccagcatttgcagctttTGCCTTCCAAGCACCCACTCCATCCTGTAGGACCCATCTTCCTCTATCTGACCCGTTTTTTTCTCTTGCCTTCTCGCTCTGGtgactggcatctgccaatcaatGCCTCTGATTGTCATCCTTCACTTCTCTCTAGTTTATCGATTCCCTCATTGGCCCTCATCCAAACCCTCCCACTTTATGCCTATAACACTAGCTatctctcctctgcaccatcagtcttgatgaagagtttgaCCTGACACATGACAAttgtttttctcccacagatgctgttcaacctgctgagttcctccagcagattacgtTTTGTGCCAAATTCCAGCATCAACAGTCTCCCATATGCCTCATTTCCAGCGCTgtcatttctttcttttcccctccttcctcctctctttTCATTCACCTCC is part of the Narcine bancroftii isolate sNarBan1 chromosome 12, sNarBan1.hap1, whole genome shotgun sequence genome and encodes:
- the LOC138747334 gene encoding major centromere autoantigen B — its product is MEAPIKIKRTAITLAQKVQIILKLNDPSFKQKEIAQEYGLTASAISKIAKKKEGILEEWLRGGNLERKRKREGKNQTIDDALLSWFWMASKEEGPISGPVLMAKAKALAEEMGIEFKPTNGWLCRWKNRNNLAYRRVPREKAEYRAKSGQRTGLPILITPSLCSQDRQPAPEYYGEGTPTQALEEAEEDSHDQTAERIEQEEQDAHFYTGKSCTSKQGWMETAHNGNKLLCIRMGFIPKISNRKSAFWKEEHHSPHSPLFSRIQLKAMEEDLPLMGVVNVQHGTTLYTRRPVFNVSQDGPIFNH